A genomic window from Bacteroidota bacterium includes:
- a CDS encoding saccharopine dehydrogenase produces the protein MQEVLILGAGMVASPMVKYLLDHSFAITLADVDISKAIKIIDNHPNGKAKQIDANDEESIEKLASKVDLVVSLLPFAYHPKILKICIKLKKNMVTTSYLKPIMKEMEAQVKEAGIIMLNEVGVDPGIDHMSAMRLIDKIHDDGGEIIDFYSFCGALPAPEAINNPFKYRFSWSPRGVLLAGKNPATYKVENKIIEVSAKKLFQDLRIIDFKGVGSLEVYPNRNSLEYIDLYGVSEATTVMRGTIRYPGWSAIIDSMKKLDLFSEEIVEIAGKTYADLLAEQMGVKNTDKLKLDLAAYLGIDVTSNVIVAIDYAGYFSNQPINKNTNSWFDISADLMISKMILNKSEKDMIVMMHCFKYKASDGDIRFIKATLKEFGDDKNTAVARTVALPAAISVRMILEGKIKLKGVFIPNIPEIYNPVLDELETMGIRMHEEFDCKEHSIRTI, from the coding sequence ATGCAGGAAGTCCTGATTTTGGGTGCTGGTATGGTAGCAAGCCCAATGGTAAAGTATTTATTGGATCATTCATTTGCTATTACTCTGGCCGATGTTGATATTTCGAAAGCAATCAAAATAATAGACAATCATCCAAATGGAAAAGCCAAGCAAATAGATGCTAATGATGAAGAATCGATTGAGAAACTGGCTTCTAAAGTCGATTTAGTAGTATCCTTATTGCCCTTTGCTTATCACCCTAAAATATTAAAGATTTGTATAAAGCTTAAAAAAAACATGGTTACCACTTCCTATTTGAAACCTATCATGAAGGAAATGGAAGCACAAGTTAAAGAAGCTGGAATCATTATGCTAAATGAGGTGGGTGTTGATCCGGGTATCGACCATATGAGTGCAATGCGTTTGATTGATAAAATCCATGATGATGGTGGTGAGATAATTGATTTCTATTCATTCTGTGGCGCTCTACCTGCTCCTGAGGCGATTAATAATCCATTTAAATATCGTTTTTCGTGGAGTCCCAGAGGTGTGTTGTTAGCTGGGAAAAACCCGGCTACCTATAAAGTGGAAAACAAGATTATTGAAGTAAGTGCAAAAAAACTATTTCAAGATTTGAGAATAATTGATTTTAAGGGAGTTGGATCTTTGGAAGTATATCCCAATAGAAATTCTCTGGAGTACATTGATTTGTATGGAGTTTCTGAGGCTACAACCGTAATGAGAGGAACCATTCGTTATCCGGGCTGGAGTGCGATTATTGATTCTATGAAAAAGTTGGATTTATTTTCGGAAGAAATTGTTGAAATAGCAGGCAAAACATATGCAGATCTGCTCGCAGAGCAAATGGGTGTTAAAAATACAGATAAACTGAAATTAGATTTGGCAGCTTATCTGGGAATAGATGTGACATCCAATGTTATTGTAGCTATAGATTATGCTGGATATTTTAGTAATCAGCCTATCAATAAAAATACAAATAGCTGGTTTGATATTTCTGCTGATTTGATGATCAGTAAAATGATTCTCAACAAGTCAGAAAAGGATATGATTGTTATGATGCATTGTTTCAAATACAAGGCTTCTGATGGTGACATACGTTTTATTAAGGCTACTTTAAAGGAGTTTGGTGATGATAAGAATACTGCTGTTGCAAGAACAGTTGCATTGCCAGCAGCCATTTCGGTGAGAATGATTCTAGAAGGAAAAATCAAGTTAAAAGGTGTTTTTATTCCAAACATTCCAGAAATTTATAATCCGGTATTAGATGAATTAGAAACAATGGGTATACGGATGCATGAGGAATTTGATTGCAAAGAACACAGCATTCGGACAATTTAG
- a CDS encoding tetratricopeptide repeat protein — translation MSRLFLLLTILVVFSSCNSKKKQAERNALVEEIKLQQIEFEKSFETGEVDFQAGKILSEKYELFVLEYADDSLAPHYLIQLGNIYTGLLADTEKAIEKYKLIQENYPESAYVPYTYFILADLYKTKLGDFENAEKYYSLLIEKFPNHEFTWQAQILLEKLNLTDEELFNTLNIDSINADIPIEVAKSIEE, via the coding sequence ATGAGTAGATTATTTTTATTACTGACTATACTAGTTGTTTTTTCTTCATGTAATTCAAAGAAAAAACAAGCGGAGCGAAATGCTCTGGTTGAGGAAATAAAACTTCAACAAATAGAATTTGAAAAATCATTTGAAACAGGAGAAGTAGATTTTCAGGCAGGGAAGATTCTGTCTGAAAAATATGAACTTTTCGTTTTGGAGTATGCTGATGATTCATTAGCGCCCCATTATTTAATTCAGTTAGGGAATATTTATACTGGTTTATTGGCTGATACGGAAAAAGCCATTGAAAAGTATAAACTCATTCAAGAAAACTATCCTGAAAGCGCTTATGTTCCCTATACTTATTTTATTCTTGCTGATTTGTACAAAACCAAATTGGGGGATTTTGAAAATGCAGAAAAATATTATTCTCTTTTAATTGAGAAATTTCCAAATCACGAGTTTACTTGGCAAGCCCAAATTTTATTAGAAAAACTAAATCTAACTGATGAGGAGCTATTTAATACACTCAACATTGATTCAATCAATGCGGATATTCCCATTGAAGTAGCGAAAAGTATTGAGGAGTAA
- a CDS encoding ChaN family lipoprotein, whose amino-acid sequence MKKIKYLLPVLALLLFVQADMPAYKLFNKEGKKAKFKNMIEDASKADVVFFGELHNNAIGHWLQLEVAKALKEKSGKSLILGAEMFESDQQIILSEYLDGMVSSRNFESGTHLWKNYSTDYKPLVDFAKDNNYPFIATNIPRRYASYVAKNGLDSLKLNLDKHSQLFIAPLPIAYDPELSGYKGMMHGGGMPGFPYLPQAQAIKDATMAHFINKNLKENSLFLHFNGAYHSQNFEGIVWYLKKYNPAIKIMTITTVEQDTIDSVKEDNLNTADYIIVVDGDMTKTY is encoded by the coding sequence ATGAAAAAAATTAAGTATTTATTACCCGTATTAGCATTACTCCTTTTTGTTCAGGCCGATATGCCAGCTTACAAGCTATTTAACAAAGAGGGTAAAAAAGCAAAGTTTAAAAATATGATTGAAGATGCATCAAAAGCAGATGTTGTTTTCTTTGGTGAGTTACATAACAATGCTATTGGGCATTGGTTGCAGTTGGAAGTAGCTAAGGCATTGAAAGAAAAAAGTGGCAAATCGCTTATTTTGGGAGCAGAAATGTTCGAAAGCGATCAGCAAATTATTTTATCGGAATACTTAGATGGTATGGTTTCTAGCAGAAACTTTGAATCAGGTACTCATCTTTGGAAAAACTATTCTACGGATTACAAACCTTTGGTAGATTTTGCCAAAGACAATAATTATCCTTTTATTGCAACGAATATTCCCAGAAGATATGCCTCTTATGTGGCAAAAAATGGATTGGATTCATTAAAGCTTAATTTAGATAAACATAGCCAACTGTTTATTGCACCTTTGCCAATAGCTTATGATCCTGAGCTATCTGGTTATAAGGGAATGATGCATGGTGGAGGGATGCCCGGTTTTCCTTATTTGCCACAAGCTCAAGCAATTAAGGATGCAACAATGGCTCATTTTATCAATAAAAACTTGAAGGAAAATAGTTTGTTTCTTCATTTTAATGGTGCTTATCATTCACAGAATTTCGAAGGTATTGTATGGTATTTGAAAAAGTACAATCCAGCTATTAAAATCATGACAATTACTACAGTGGAGCAAGATACGATTGACAGCGTGAAAGAGGATAATCTTAATACCGCAGACTATATTATTGTTGTAGATGGCGACATGACAAAAACCTATTAA
- a CDS encoding O-antigen ligase family protein, with the protein MENFLSRKNILAAILFLVFIAANSLLLIHELFWLALLPVVGIIVYILFVSPNWLLLLLSLLTPLSFTFELTELGSSISLPTEPLLMVLTVVYILKVLIEGKFNKELLKHPITIAILFNLFWMLITSISSTIPLVSLKFLAARIWYVAVFYFMGVELFKNYKSLKLFIWFFSITLVVAVIYTLIRHSQHFFTQEWANKVTYPFFKDHTIYGAIIALLLPFMIGFFIAPKIFKLSRFERYFAGIFTLILIVGLIFSYTRAAWVSIIISAAFMIILFLRVRFVYLMIVALLAIGTTLTYWSKIQMKMDRTESVSSDDMKDHFESISNITTDVSNTERINRWMSAIRMFKEKPLLGWGPGTFMFNYAPFQLDREKTAISTNFGTLGNAHSEYLGPLSESGFLGMLSFIVIVVLIIAYGMKIFYNSNNRQIKYLTLLILLSLTTYLSHGVMNNFLHTDKASVPFWALIAMLTVIDMHANKLTQANEKN; encoded by the coding sequence TTGGAAAATTTCCTTTCACGAAAAAACATTCTAGCTGCAATACTATTTTTAGTTTTTATTGCTGCCAATAGTTTGTTACTCATTCATGAGTTGTTTTGGTTAGCCTTATTGCCTGTTGTTGGCATAATTGTCTATATACTTTTTGTATCACCTAATTGGTTGTTACTTCTTTTGTCATTACTAACTCCATTGTCTTTTACATTTGAGTTAACTGAGCTTGGCTCTTCTATTAGTTTGCCTACCGAGCCTTTGTTAATGGTTTTAACCGTTGTGTATATTTTAAAAGTACTCATTGAAGGAAAGTTTAACAAGGAGTTACTAAAGCATCCAATCACTATTGCCATATTATTTAACTTGTTTTGGATGCTTATCACATCCATAAGTAGCACAATTCCATTGGTTTCCCTGAAGTTTTTAGCAGCAAGAATTTGGTATGTGGCTGTATTTTATTTTATGGGTGTTGAGCTTTTTAAGAATTACAAATCCTTGAAGCTGTTTATCTGGTTTTTTTCAATTACACTGGTGGTTGCAGTAATTTATACCCTGATCAGGCATTCCCAGCACTTTTTTACGCAAGAATGGGCGAATAAAGTCACTTATCCATTTTTTAAAGATCATACGATCTATGGGGCTATAATAGCTTTGCTTCTTCCTTTTATGATTGGATTTTTTATAGCACCAAAAATATTCAAGTTGAGCAGATTTGAGCGATATTTTGCTGGGATTTTTACTCTTATTCTGATTGTAGGTTTAATCTTTTCTTACACAAGGGCAGCTTGGGTTAGCATCATTATTTCAGCTGCTTTCATGATCATTCTTTTTCTAAGGGTTCGATTCGTTTATCTAATGATAGTAGCATTATTAGCTATTGGTACTACACTTACTTACTGGAGTAAAATCCAAATGAAAATGGATAGGACTGAATCGGTATCTTCTGATGATATGAAAGATCATTTTGAATCGATTTCCAACATTACAACAGATGTTAGCAATACCGAAAGAATCAATCGGTGGATGTCAGCCATTCGAATGTTTAAAGAAAAACCACTATTAGGATGGGGTCCAGGAACTTTTATGTTCAATTATGCGCCCTTTCAATTAGATCGTGAAAAAACAGCTATCAGTACAAATTTTGGAACTTTAGGCAATGCTCATTCAGAATACCTTGGGCCATTATCCGAATCTGGTTTTTTAGGCATGTTATCTTTTATCGTTATTGTTGTTCTGATAATAGCCTATGGAATGAAAATATTTTATAATTCAAATAATAGGCAGATAAAGTATCTGACTTTACTAATATTGTTGTCGTTAACTACCTATCTGTCTCATGGTGTAATGAATAATTTCTTACATACAGATAAGGCTTCGGTGCCATTTTGGGCGCTCATTGCTATGTTAACTGTAATTGATATGCATGCGAATAAACTAACTCAAGCAAATGAAAAAAATTAA
- a CDS encoding glycosyltransferase family 4 protein: MRIVVNTRFLIKNKLEGIGVFTAETFKRICKNNPDHEFIFLFDRAFDEEYIFAQNIKGIVLRPPARHPFLWFLWFEFSVHRFLKQAKADLFISCDGYVTLRTKTKTLAIIHDLAFEHYPKDVPWIARKYYRYFFPKFAWKADRIASVSEFSKNDICEWYSTDPNLIDVVYNGSSDHFKPISEDHKIEIRNRYTDGKEYFIYIGALHQRKNIVNLLKAFDRFRTKSDQDIKLLIVGTKAWRLAEMDQVFESMKYKSDVIFTGRLSDNDLAQTLASALALVYISYFEGFGIPLLEAMNCDVPIITSDRSSLPEVAGNAALIVDPFDLDDISEAMHKISTNSELRNSLIEKSKIQRQKFSWDKTAELMWESILKTI; the protein is encoded by the coding sequence ATGAGAATTGTAGTCAATACACGATTTCTAATCAAAAATAAACTGGAAGGAATTGGTGTGTTTACTGCAGAAACTTTCAAGCGAATTTGTAAAAACAACCCTGATCACGAATTCATTTTTTTATTCGACAGGGCATTTGATGAGGAATATATTTTTGCTCAAAATATAAAAGGAATTGTTTTAAGACCTCCAGCAAGACATCCTTTTTTGTGGTTTTTGTGGTTTGAGTTTTCTGTTCACAGATTTCTTAAACAAGCCAAAGCCGATTTGTTTATTTCATGTGATGGCTATGTAACTCTTCGAACTAAAACAAAAACGCTAGCTATAATTCATGATTTAGCGTTTGAACATTATCCTAAGGATGTTCCATGGATTGCTCGAAAATATTACCGCTACTTCTTTCCGAAATTTGCCTGGAAAGCTGATCGTATTGCAAGCGTTTCTGAATTTAGTAAAAATGACATTTGTGAATGGTATTCGACTGATCCAAACCTTATTGATGTCGTTTACAATGGATCTTCCGATCATTTCAAACCTATTTCAGAAGATCATAAAATAGAAATTCGCAATAGATATACAGACGGGAAGGAATACTTCATTTATATTGGCGCACTACACCAGCGAAAAAATATTGTAAATCTGCTGAAAGCATTTGATCGATTTAGAACAAAATCAGATCAGGATATTAAGCTATTAATTGTTGGGACAAAAGCATGGCGTTTGGCTGAAATGGATCAAGTCTTTGAATCGATGAAATACAAATCAGATGTAATTTTCACTGGTCGATTATCAGATAATGATTTAGCACAAACGCTGGCATCGGCACTTGCTTTGGTCTACATTTCCTATTTTGAGGGTTTTGGAATTCCACTACTCGAAGCCATGAATTGTGATGTTCCCATTATTACTTCTGATCGATCTTCGCTTCCAGAAGTGGCCGGAAACGCAGCATTAATTGTTGATCCATTTGATTTGGATGATATCAGTGAGGCTATGCATAAAATATCCACCAATTCAGAACTTCGAAACTCTTTAATTGAAAAATCTAAAATTCAAAGACAAAAATTTAGCTGGGATAAAACAGCTGAATTGATGTGGGAATCTATATTAAAAACGATATAA
- the tnpA gene encoding IS200/IS605 family transposase, whose amino-acid sequence MANTYTQIHIQAVFVVKYRACLIQNSWKEELYRYIIGIIKENNHKPLIINGMPDHIHILLGLRPAQSISDLLKDIKGSSSKWINEKGFLPVQFSWQGGYGAFSYSKQDLPKVIKYIKNQEIHHKKKSFNEEYVELLHEFDIEYDNQFLFKPLI is encoded by the coding sequence ATGGCAAACACATATACTCAAATTCATATTCAAGCTGTATTCGTTGTAAAATATCGTGCATGTTTAATTCAAAATAGCTGGAAAGAAGAATTGTACAGATACATCATAGGTATTATTAAAGAAAATAATCATAAGCCATTAATCATTAATGGAATGCCTGATCACATTCATATTTTGCTTGGTTTACGTCCTGCTCAATCCATATCAGATTTACTAAAAGATATCAAAGGGAGTTCATCAAAATGGATCAATGAAAAAGGATTTCTTCCTGTACAATTTTCATGGCAGGGGGGCTATGGTGCATTTTCATACAGCAAGCAAGATTTACCGAAAGTTATTAAGTACATCAAAAATCAGGAAATTCATCATAAGAAGAAAAGCTTCAATGAAGAATATGTAGAATTACTTCATGAATTTGATATTGAATATGATAATCAATTTCTTTTTAAGCCCTTGATTTAA